TGACCGGGTCAAGACTTCGCTATGCTCTACCGTCAAAAAATGGTGGAGAATGGTCCTGACCTCTGTTGCCAGGGATGAGGTGTCAAATCCCTCTCTTTGGCAGAAACTGGTCAAGCGCTGCCAGTTAACCATAGTGCGGGCCAACCCTCGGTAGAGCCCTTTGTCCCGATTGTCCAGGGTCAGGTCGCGGAGGATGATTTTGCGGTAGCCCTCGATTACCGCCCGCTTCAGGCGGAGCAGGGAGTCGGTGTTTATGGTAATTTGTGGACCTTCCGGGTCAGCCTCAAGGAAATAGAGGCAGTTGTGGTAGGTTACTTCCGGCATCTCGCCGCCGTCGGCTATGATCAGGACTTCGTCGTCGATAAGGTGGGAGGACATGGGCACAGGAGGAGAAAGCCCTCTACCCTGGCCTGTTTGGGGTAAGCCGGGGATGAGGGCGAGATTGTTTACGGGTAACGGACTAAGCCAGTAGATATAGGACTCAAGCCATTGCCTGTTCGATAGCCACGGCGACTGCGACTGAGGCGCCGACCATCGGGTTGTTGCCCATGCCGATCAGGCCCATCATCTCTACGTGGGCCGGGACTGACGACGAGCCGGCAAACTGAGCGTCGGAGTGCATCCGGCCCATGGTGTCGGTCATCCCGTAGGAGGCTGGGCCTGCCCCCATGTTGTCAGGGTGCAGGGTGCGGCCAGTGCCGCCGCCTGAGGCCACCGAGAAGAATTTGCGACCCGCCAGTTGACACTCTTTTTTGTAGGTCGCTACGACCGGATGCTGGAAGCGGGTGGGGTTGGTGGAGTTGCCGGTGATGGAGACATCGACGCCCTCGTGGTGATTGATCGCGACCCCCTCGCGGACATCATCGGCCCCGTAGCAGTGGACCTTGGCCCGTTCGCCGCTGGAGTATGGAGTTTCCTTGACGATCGACAGCTCTCCTGTCTGGTAGTTGAAACTGGTGGCAACATGGGTAAAGCCGTTGATTCTGGAGATGATGTGGGCTGCATCCTTGCCCAGACCGTTTAAGATTACCCTGAGTGGGGTTTTCCTGGCTCGATTGGCGGAACGGGCCAGACCGATGGCCCCTTCCGCGGCGGCAAAAGATTCATGCCCGGCTACGAAAGCAAAGCATTGTGTCTCTTCCCGTAGCAACATGGCGGCCAGATTGCCGTGGCCTATGCCTACCTTGCGATCGTCGGCGACAGATCCCGGGATGCAGAAGGCCTGGAGTCCCTCCCCCAGGGTTTCTGCAATGGATGCCGCCTGGGTCTGGCCCCGTTTGATCGCCAGCGCCGCTCCAACCGTATATGCCCAGCAGGCATTATCAAAGCAGATGGGCTGCACCTCGCGGACTATGTTTGCCACATCCAGTCTTTTACTCTTACAAATTGTTTCCGCTTCCTCAAGCGAGGCGATGCCGTTCCTACCCAAGACCTCAGTGATCTGGGCGATTCGTCTCTCGTATCCTTCAAATAAGGCCATTGATGTGTCCTCCTTTTTTTACTCGTGTCTGGGATTGATGGTTTTGACAGCCTCGGTGAACCGGCCATAGGCGCCGGTACACTTGGCTAAGGCTTCATTGGCATCGACACCTTTGGCGATCTGCTCCATCATCGGTCCTAAACGGACAAACTGGTAGCCGATAATCTCATCGTTGGCATCAAGGGCGAGACGGGTGACGTAGCCTTCGGCCATCTCCAGATAGCGCGGACCCTTGTCTTTGGTGCTGTACATGGTGCCGGTCACTGAGCGCAGGCCCTTGCCCAGATCCTCAAGTCCAGCACCGATGGGGAGGCCATCCTCGGAAAAGGCGGTCTGGGTGCGGCCATAGACGATCTGCAGGAAGAGTTCGCGCATGGCGACGTTAATGGCGTCACATACCAAGTCAGTGTTTAGGGCCTCAAGGATGGTTTTGCCAGACAGAATCTCAGCGGCCATGGCGGCGGAATGGGTCATGCCAGTGCAGCCTACAGTTTCCACCAATGCCTCTTCAATGATGCCCTGCTTGACGTTTAAGGTCAATTTGCAGGCTCCCTGTTGGGGTGCACACCAGCCGACACCGTGGGTGAGGCCGGAGATGTCGCTGACCTCTTTGGCTTGGACCCAACGGCCTTCTTGGGGAATTGGCGCCGGGCCGTTTTTGGGTCCCTTGGCGATGCAGACCATCTCTTTAACCTCCGGAGAGTATTCCATGAGTTCCTCCATTGAATATTACTTGCTGAATGTTTGAGACCTTTTCTCGTATTTTATAGAGATATCGAGAGCTAGTAGTTGGTGTAACTAGTTTAAATTACATGTATTATGGTGAGAGGCCGTCTTTTGGCTCTTTGTTTTGTCCTCGCTTGATGAGAGAACTATAGTCGCTCAAGGCAGAAATGACAAAGCCCCGTCACAGGCAGACTGTAACGGGGCTAACAGTTAAAAGGCAGAGACGACTAAATGTCAAACATTTTCTAGCAGAATGGAGATCTTAAGGATTTTCCAGCGTCTGACACTTCTTGCCCGGCACCCAGAAGCATCTAGCGTCCGGCATCTGTTCATGGCACCCCTGGAGCTGATAGGGATGGCCCAATCCTCCGCAGGTGCCGCTTCCGATGCTGGGCCAGGGGACGTCGGTTCCATACTGATACTCAATTTCCGGTTTGAGACTGATCTTGCCATTGACATGTTCTTCGGTAATGTTGGTAAACCCGACGGTATGGCAGCTTTCACAGCTGAACATTTTATGTTCGGCATGGGACCCTGGTTTAAATCTTCCATCTTCCGGCCCTGTTCCAGGGGGGAGAGCATGGCAGCCGCCACAGGTTTTTCCCAATTTCCCGGTCGTTTCTGGTTTTTCCTCAGCAATCGCCAAGCTGCTGAGCACGGCAAGTATTCCAGCTGCGCATATTGTTAATGTTCTCATCGTGCTCCTCAAGTATCCCTGCCTTTTTATGGCAGTGGGCAAGTTGAAGCCCCTGGTGTGTAGTTCGGGGTGGTGGCCGAAGCCTGACCCCAGGACGAGTTGCCATTGGACCGTATGGCCCGGACGCGGTAGGTATACTGGGTGCCAGGATTTACACCATGGTTGTCGGTGTGAATTAATTGATTGGCTGGAACTGTGGCTACTGGCATCCAGGTGCCATTAAAGACTTGTGTTTCGATCTCATAGCCCTCCTCATCATCAGCATCATTCCAATTAAGCCGGATCTGGAAGGAATTTTCGGCAGTGGCGCTCACTGTTGGTCCGGCAGGGGGAGCCAGCACCGGGATCGAGCTGCTGGGTGCGCTGGTCCATGGACAGGGGGTCTCTTTGTGTCCCCTGATCTGGTAGGAACACGAGGTGGAATTTGGCATCGTGGTGTCCTGGAACGATGCTGTGTCTCCGGAAGAGATTCCAATCTGACTGAATCCACTGCCGCAATCACGCTCGATTCGGAACTCTGTTTCATCGCCGGTGCCTGGTGTCCAGTTAAGTGTCACTATGCCAGTGGTTACAGTTGCTGTCAAGGTAGTGGGTGCTGCGGCCGGACTCATCTGTGCTTGGGCGGCAAGGGAGGGGACCCCGACCCAGGTGTGACTGAGGGACAGACATGCGACACCATTTCCTTCAGCCGCGGCGAAGTTGACGTTTGCGCCCCGTTGGGCTGAGGCGTGTTTTACTGTTACCTGATGGATGGTAAGGTTGTGAGATGTTTGAAAAAAGCCGATACGCATGAAATCGTCATTTGCTCGGACGGTGGTGGTGTTGGTCAACAATCGCCAAGCAGGATATTCCCCTCCTCGGAAATAGTATGAGGCCCCGGAGTTGGCGTTTAAAACGATCTTCATCTGGTAGCGGGTCAGGTCATTGTAGAGGAGTTTAGTGAAGGCCACCGATGATGAGGGGCTTTCGTACACATACTGGATAAAATGATTGTCGCTGCTGGTTAAATTCAGGAGGTGTATGGCATTTCCACTCCAGGTTGGGGTTGCTACCTGATTCCCCTCCCATCCCAGCATGATGGATTCATTGGCTATTGTGGTATCTGCGCCAACAGTAAAATCGATGAAGAGTTCATTGCCTGCTGCTCTCTCGAAGGTCTTGGAGGAGAAGACCGCAGCATCCTGGCTCGTGTTTTTGTAAACAAACTTCAGGCCATTATTTTGGGAGATCTTATTGGAAGCAGGGTTAATTACAGTCCATTTTGATGGGTTAATGGTTGTCCCTTGGAACTCGTCGTAGATTTCGGTGAATATGGCATCGGTGCCGCTGACACTACTGGCCGATGGATTTCCGTAATAGAGGTAGATGGCTGGGTTGGCTCCTGTCATCAGCCAAACTGTCGCGGAAGTTGAGTTGGTTTTTTGTTTAATCCAATACTGTAATTCCCGGTGTGCGGTGTTGTCATAGAAACGGATATCGGTAAAATCGGCCTGCATTCCGCTTTGGTAGGCAATTGTCATTTCTACTCC
The window above is part of the Desulfobulbaceae bacterium genome. Proteins encoded here:
- a CDS encoding GGGtGRT protein, which encodes MALFEGYERRIAQITEVLGRNGIASLEEAETICKSKRLDVANIVREVQPICFDNACWAYTVGAALAIKRGQTQAASIAETLGEGLQAFCIPGSVADDRKVGIGHGNLAAMLLREETQCFAFVAGHESFAAAEGAIGLARSANRARKTPLRVILNGLGKDAAHIISRINGFTHVATSFNYQTGELSIVKETPYSSGERAKVHCYGADDVREGVAINHHEGVDVSITGNSTNPTRFQHPVVATYKKECQLAGRKFFSVASGGGTGRTLHPDNMGAGPASYGMTDTMGRMHSDAQFAGSSSVPAHVEMMGLIGMGNNPMVGASVAVAVAIEQAMA